One part of the Tachysurus vachellii isolate PV-2020 chromosome 6, HZAU_Pvac_v1, whole genome shotgun sequence genome encodes these proteins:
- the anp32b gene encoding acidic leucine-rich nuclear phosphoprotein 32 family member B isoform X2, protein MDMKKRIHLELRNRTPSDVQELVLENCRSNEGKIEGLTAEFVNLEYLSLINVGLISLFNLPKLAKLRKLELSDNRISGGLEVLAEKLPSLTHLDLSGNKLKDISTLEPLKKLDHLKSLDLFNCEVTNLNGYRESMFKLLPQLTYLDGYDAEDHEASDSDGEVDGVDDDEDEEGEEEEDGEEEDLDEEDEDEDEVEGEEDEVSGEDEEEDFGQDGEVDDEDDEDEDEEVVTKGEKRKREADDEDEDDDDDDDDDDE, encoded by the exons gtgCAGGAACTTGTTCTGGAGAACTGCAGATCGAATGAGGGGAAGATCGAAGGTCTCACAGCAGAATTTGTCAATCTGGAATATCTCAGTTTGATAAACGTCGGATTAATCTCTCTGTTCAACCTGCCCAAACTCGCCAAGCTCAGAAAG ttGGAACTCAGCGATAACAGAATCTCCGGCGGTCTTGAGGTTTTAGCGGAGAAACTCCCGAGCCTGACGCATCTAGACCTGAGCGGAAACAAACTGAAAGACATTAGCACGCTGGAGCCTCTG AAAAAACTGGACCACTTGAAGAGTCTCGATCTGTTCAACTGTGAAGTGACGAATCTGAACGGCTATCGAGAGAGCATGTTCAAACTGCTGCCTCAGCTCACTTACCTGGACGGATACGACGCAGAGGACCACGAAGCTTCCGACTCGGATGGAGAAGTGGACGGTGTCGACGATGATGAAGACGAGG agggggaggaggaggaggacggtGAGGAGGAAGACTtggatgaggaggatgaagatgaagatgaggtaGAAGGAGAGGAAGACGAAGTCAGTGGAgaagatgag GAGGAAGATTTTGGACAGGACGGAGAGgtggatgatgaagatgatgaagatgaagatgaag AAGTCGtcacaaagggagagaaaaggaagagagaagcggacgatgaagatgaagatgacgatgacgacgacgacgatgatgatgaataa
- the anp32b gene encoding acidic leucine-rich nuclear phosphoprotein 32 family member B isoform X1, producing MDMKKRIHLELRNRTPSDVQELVLENCRSNEGKIEGLTAEFVNLEYLSLINVGLISLFNLPKLAKLRKLELSDNRISGGLEVLAEKLPSLTHLDLSGNKLKDISTLEPLKKLDHLKSLDLFNCEVTNLNGYRESMFKLLPQLTYLDGYDAEDHEASDSDGEVDGVDDDEDEEGEEEEDGEEEDLDEEDEDEDEVEGEEDEVSGEDEEEDFGQDGEVDDEDDEDEDEEEVVTKGEKRKREADDEDEDDDDDDDDDDE from the exons gtgCAGGAACTTGTTCTGGAGAACTGCAGATCGAATGAGGGGAAGATCGAAGGTCTCACAGCAGAATTTGTCAATCTGGAATATCTCAGTTTGATAAACGTCGGATTAATCTCTCTGTTCAACCTGCCCAAACTCGCCAAGCTCAGAAAG ttGGAACTCAGCGATAACAGAATCTCCGGCGGTCTTGAGGTTTTAGCGGAGAAACTCCCGAGCCTGACGCATCTAGACCTGAGCGGAAACAAACTGAAAGACATTAGCACGCTGGAGCCTCTG AAAAAACTGGACCACTTGAAGAGTCTCGATCTGTTCAACTGTGAAGTGACGAATCTGAACGGCTATCGAGAGAGCATGTTCAAACTGCTGCCTCAGCTCACTTACCTGGACGGATACGACGCAGAGGACCACGAAGCTTCCGACTCGGATGGAGAAGTGGACGGTGTCGACGATGATGAAGACGAGG agggggaggaggaggaggacggtGAGGAGGAAGACTtggatgaggaggatgaagatgaagatgaggtaGAAGGAGAGGAAGACGAAGTCAGTGGAgaagatgag GAGGAAGATTTTGGACAGGACGGAGAGgtggatgatgaagatgatgaagatgaagatgaag AAGAAGTCGtcacaaagggagagaaaaggaagagagaagcggacgatgaagatgaagatgacgatgacgacgacgacgatgatgatgaataa